In Nocardia sp. NBC_00403, one DNA window encodes the following:
- the mbp1 gene encoding microaggregate-binding protein 1, with protein sequence MPEHKSGPHEGFEGAVEGVKGTAKEAAGAVLGNDNLRDEGRAQQEKAASLRDAAKKEAEAEKARADADLAELRERTRQQ encoded by the coding sequence GTGCCCGAACACAAGAGCGGACCACACGAAGGTTTCGAAGGTGCCGTCGAGGGCGTGAAGGGCACTGCCAAGGAAGCGGCAGGAGCCGTTCTCGGCAATGACAATCTGCGGGACGAAGGCCGAGCCCAGCAGGAAAAGGCGGCATCGCTGCGTGACGCGGCGAAGAAGGAAGCCGAAGCCGAAAAGGCAAGGGCCGACGCAGATCTGGCAGAGCTGCGGGAACGGACGCGACAGCAGTAA
- the ectA gene encoding diaminobutyrate acetyltransferase, which yields MSLPTLSTATIDRPHAESPSAAASSAPGARVVLRAPRVGDAADIWRIAKNSHVLDTNSSYAYLLWCRDFPGTSVVAEVGGRVVGFVIGYVRPQAPYTVFVWQVAVERAQQGRGIGAALLDKLLDTVAEAGVSVLETTIAPDNPGSIAMFTAVARRRDARITKRPLFEPGVFPDSHAAEDLYRIAPTARTTQEDRR from the coding sequence ATGTCACTGCCAACACTGTCCACCGCAACAATCGATCGACCACATGCTGAGTCACCCTCGGCCGCAGCGAGTTCCGCGCCGGGAGCGCGTGTTGTGCTGCGCGCGCCGCGGGTCGGCGACGCGGCCGACATCTGGCGGATCGCGAAGAATTCCCATGTGCTGGACACCAATTCCAGCTATGCCTACCTGCTCTGGTGCCGGGACTTCCCCGGCACCTCGGTGGTCGCCGAAGTGGGCGGCCGGGTCGTGGGTTTCGTGATCGGCTATGTCCGTCCGCAGGCGCCATACACGGTGTTCGTCTGGCAGGTGGCGGTCGAGCGGGCCCAGCAGGGGCGCGGCATCGGTGCCGCGCTGCTCGACAAGTTGCTCGACACCGTCGCCGAAGCTGGAGTTTCGGTGCTGGAAACGACCATCGCACCGGACAACCCCGGATCCATCGCCATGTTCACGGCGGTGGCGCGCCGCCGCGATGCGCGAATCACCAAGCGCCCCTTGTTCGAACCCGGAGTCTTCCCGGACAGCCACGCCGCAGAAGATCTCTATCGAATCGCCCCGACCGCCCGTACCACGCAGGAGGATCGCCGATGA
- a CDS encoding ATP-binding protein yields the protein MAKPISQAALGTRAIGIRVPAELGQLIMLRALAETVALIADFALDEVGDIRLALDEVATSLILDAVPGSTLDCAFRYDDNQMRVHVASVGAARPAVGEDSFGWHIVRTLTDSLTTTQEHYDETVSGYPTAVDFTWVRSSDNR from the coding sequence ATGGCGAAACCGATCTCGCAAGCAGCGTTGGGAACGAGGGCCATCGGTATCCGGGTGCCCGCCGAGCTCGGGCAGCTGATCATGTTGCGCGCCCTCGCCGAAACCGTCGCGTTGATCGCGGATTTCGCGCTGGACGAGGTCGGCGACATCCGCCTCGCGCTCGACGAGGTGGCCACCTCGCTGATCCTGGACGCCGTGCCGGGCAGCACTCTCGACTGTGCATTCCGCTACGACGACAACCAGATGCGTGTCCATGTCGCTTCGGTGGGGGCCGCGCGACCAGCGGTCGGCGAAGACAGCTTCGGCTGGCACATCGTGCGAACGCTGACCGACTCCCTTACCACGACACAGGAGCACTACGACGAGACAGTGTCCGGGTATCCGACCGCTGTGGACTTCACCTGGGTGCGGAGTTCGGACAACCGCTGA
- a CDS encoding amino acid permease has translation MTTVRSGEDSQATGSLRTEDVGYRQSLRPRQVQMIAIGGVIGTGLFLGAGSRLANAGPGLFIVYAVCGMFTFFILRALGELVMHRPSSGSFVSYAREFFGEKYAFGIGWMYFFHWCMTGIVDITAIATYFHYWRAFQGVPQWVIAFVALMLVLGINMVSVRWFGELEFWVALVKVVALVAFLMAGTVFLVGRFRIQGQETGVSVVEHSGGLFPTGILPLVMVTTGVVFAYAGVELVGTAAGEAKDTARVMPRAINSIIARIAVFYVGSLVLLALLLPYTSFKAGESPFVTFFSKLGLGGAAALMNVVVLTAAFSSLTAGFYATGRILRSMSTNGSAPAIMFRMSTRGVPFVGILATGAIALFGVALNAVMPEKAFEIVLNVSALGTITCWSVIVLSQLQLWRWSRTGRVVRPAFRLPGSPFTGIATLVFLAGVVTLMATNDDEVQRWAVLTTVLVMVPALVVGWFVARRKMASVARLRMGFIALLPAVAEMRSVGYEDRRHRNAIPPSTAISDREIK, from the coding sequence ATGACCACAGTTCGTTCCGGTGAAGACTCGCAAGCGACAGGTTCGTTGCGGACCGAAGACGTCGGCTACCGCCAGAGCCTCCGACCACGCCAAGTGCAGATGATCGCCATCGGCGGCGTTATCGGCACGGGTCTCTTCCTCGGCGCAGGAAGCCGCCTGGCGAATGCGGGCCCCGGTTTGTTCATCGTGTACGCGGTGTGCGGAATGTTCACTTTCTTCATTCTGCGTGCCCTCGGTGAATTGGTGATGCACCGCCCGTCATCGGGGTCGTTCGTGTCGTATGCGCGCGAGTTCTTCGGTGAGAAGTACGCATTCGGCATCGGCTGGATGTACTTCTTCCACTGGTGCATGACCGGAATTGTTGATATCACTGCCATAGCCACCTACTTCCATTACTGGCGAGCCTTCCAGGGGGTTCCGCAATGGGTGATCGCATTCGTGGCATTGATGTTGGTGCTGGGCATCAACATGGTGTCGGTGAGATGGTTCGGTGAGCTGGAGTTCTGGGTCGCGCTGGTGAAGGTCGTTGCGCTGGTGGCATTCCTGATGGCGGGAACGGTCTTTCTGGTCGGCCGGTTCCGCATTCAGGGCCAGGAAACCGGTGTCAGCGTGGTCGAGCACAGCGGTGGATTGTTTCCCACCGGCATACTGCCGCTCGTTATGGTCACTACCGGTGTGGTTTTCGCCTATGCCGGGGTGGAATTGGTCGGGACGGCGGCGGGGGAGGCCAAGGATACGGCCAGGGTAATGCCGCGCGCGATCAACTCGATCATCGCCCGAATAGCGGTGTTCTATGTGGGATCGTTGGTCTTGCTTGCCCTACTGCTGCCGTACACCAGTTTCAAGGCGGGTGAGAGCCCCTTCGTGACCTTCTTCTCCAAGCTCGGCCTCGGCGGTGCCGCGGCGCTGATGAATGTGGTGGTGCTGACGGCGGCGTTCTCCAGCCTCACCGCCGGCTTCTACGCGACCGGCCGGATCCTGCGGTCGATGTCGACGAATGGCAGCGCGCCCGCCATCATGTTCCGGATGTCGACCAGGGGCGTGCCCTTCGTCGGGATTCTGGCGACCGGTGCGATCGCGCTGTTCGGAGTCGCACTCAACGCCGTCATGCCGGAGAAAGCGTTCGAGATCGTGCTGAACGTGTCGGCCTTGGGCACCATCACATGCTGGTCGGTGATCGTGCTCAGCCAGTTGCAGTTGTGGCGCTGGTCGCGCACCGGCCGGGTCGTGCGCCCTGCGTTCCGGCTGCCGGGGTCTCCATTCACCGGTATTGCCACACTTGTGTTCCTTGCCGGAGTTGTGACACTGATGGCGACGAACGATGACGAGGTCCAACGGTGGGCAGTGCTCACGACAGTGCTTGTCATGGTTCCGGCCCTCGTCGTCGGCTGGTTCGTGGCCCGGCGGAAGATGGCGAGCGTCGCGCGCCTCCGAATGGGATTCATCGCGCTGCTCCCGGCGGTCGCTGAGATGCGGTCGGTCGGCTACGAGGATCGTCGGCACCGGAACGCAATTCCGCCCTCGACAGCTATCTCTGACCGGGAAATCAAGTGA
- a CDS encoding RNA polymerase sigma factor SigF — protein MSGESRSPGDSYDNIEPLFEKVAALDSEDPRREALRDELIERCLPLAEHIARRFAGRGEAFDDLLQVARLGLVHATDRFDIDRGSSFLSFAVPTIMGEVRRHFRDNTWAVRVPRRVKEIQLTIGPAVEALAQRLGRIPKAREIAAELEVDLVEVTQALIAGNAYQSSSIDALAGDDNENALLPLLESLGAEESSYHLVEDFMAVKPLIAELPERERRVLIMRFFESKTQNQIAEYLGVSQMHVSRILSRTLKVLREQALRD, from the coding sequence ATGTCCGGTGAATCGAGATCGCCGGGCGACAGCTATGACAATATCGAGCCGCTCTTCGAGAAGGTCGCCGCGCTGGACTCCGAAGACCCGCGCCGGGAAGCGCTGCGGGATGAGCTGATCGAACGTTGCCTGCCCTTGGCGGAGCACATTGCCCGCAGGTTCGCCGGGCGCGGCGAGGCTTTCGACGATCTGCTACAGGTGGCGCGGCTCGGACTGGTGCATGCGACCGATCGTTTCGACATCGATCGTGGATCGTCGTTCCTGTCCTTTGCGGTGCCGACGATCATGGGCGAGGTGCGCAGGCATTTCCGCGACAACACCTGGGCAGTACGAGTTCCGCGGCGGGTCAAGGAGATTCAGCTGACCATCGGACCTGCGGTCGAGGCCCTCGCGCAGCGACTCGGACGAATTCCGAAGGCAAGGGAGATCGCCGCCGAACTCGAAGTAGACCTGGTGGAGGTCACCCAGGCGTTGATAGCGGGCAACGCCTATCAGTCGTCCTCGATCGATGCGCTGGCCGGTGACGACAACGAGAATGCGCTGTTGCCGCTACTGGAAAGCCTCGGCGCCGAGGAGTCCTCCTACCACCTGGTGGAAGATTTCATGGCGGTGAAGCCGCTGATCGCGGAGCTGCCCGAGCGCGAGCGCCGGGTGCTGATCATGCGTTTCTTCGAGTCGAAGACCCAGAACCAGATCGCCGAGTATCTCGGCGTCTCCCAGATGCACGTGTCACGCATTCTGTCGCGCACGCTGAAGGTGCTGCGCGAACAGGCTTTGCGCGATTGA
- a CDS encoding AAA family ATPase has protein sequence MTSAVYLITGIQAAGKSTIAQALAERFPLSAHVRGDTFRRFVVGGRAEMSPQPSQDALAQLRLRYGLAADTADAYAAAGFTAIVQDVVLGGELPWFVDQIRTRPLYVVVLAPRPDIVAVREAGRDKVAYGAFTVEDLDTGLRATTPRIGLWLDTSDLTIEQSVDQILARAEPVLE, from the coding sequence ATGACATCCGCGGTATATCTGATCACCGGTATTCAGGCCGCCGGGAAGTCCACGATCGCGCAGGCGCTGGCCGAGCGGTTCCCACTCTCGGCACACGTGCGTGGCGACACGTTCCGGCGGTTCGTCGTCGGTGGGCGGGCGGAGATGAGTCCGCAACCGTCACAGGACGCGCTGGCGCAGCTGCGGCTGCGATACGGATTGGCCGCGGACACGGCCGACGCTTATGCGGCAGCGGGTTTCACCGCGATCGTCCAAGACGTCGTGCTCGGTGGTGAGCTGCCGTGGTTTGTCGATCAGATCCGGACCAGGCCACTGTATGTCGTGGTGCTCGCACCGCGGCCGGACATTGTCGCGGTGCGCGAGGCGGGGCGTGACAAGGTCGCCTACGGTGCCTTCACCGTCGAGGATCTGGACACGGGATTGCGTGCGACGACACCGCGCATCGGATTATGGCTGGACACTTCCGATCTGACGATCGAACAGTCCGTCGACCAGATCCTCGCTCGCGCCGAACCCGTGCTCGAATAG
- a CDS encoding aminoglycoside phosphotransferase family protein, whose protein sequence is MNHKLWLLGRVATVGGHVLREKITRPKARSVGDVPASGAAITAQWLTAVLCRDVADAEVVAFSTTNGSSGTSTRAAIRVEYNEAGTQAGLPTELFAKTTTSFSQRMLLGGGKMIDGETRFFMDLRPQVELEAPLGYWGTFDSSSWRSIVLMEDVAATRGAVFIEPNAPIARTQIEDLVRNLARLHGTFWEHPSIATLKNPNDFLAAIRSSIDMKGRCAVGMERAEAVIPETLYGQSERLWAGVERAIDIATNDMPQTLLHGDPHIGQTYVTSDGRMGFADWQVVMHGGWAHDFAYTVNSGCEPEDRRAWDRELLELYLDELARAGGKAPSFDDAWLAYRQQSMFAYAAWAFTIGRAVYQPKMQTDETCLTLLKRIATALDDHDSLGALGV, encoded by the coding sequence ATGAACCACAAACTCTGGTTGCTCGGTCGGGTCGCCACAGTCGGTGGTCATGTGCTGCGCGAGAAGATCACCCGACCGAAGGCCAGGAGCGTCGGCGATGTCCCCGCCTCAGGTGCCGCGATCACCGCCCAATGGCTGACGGCTGTTCTGTGTCGCGATGTCGCCGATGCCGAGGTCGTCGCGTTCAGCACCACCAACGGCAGCAGCGGCACGTCCACGCGGGCGGCGATTCGCGTCGAATACAACGAAGCAGGCACACAGGCCGGTCTGCCGACCGAACTGTTCGCGAAGACCACCACGTCCTTCAGCCAGCGCATGTTGCTCGGTGGCGGAAAAATGATCGACGGCGAAACCCGCTTCTTCATGGACTTACGCCCCCAGGTCGAGCTGGAGGCGCCGCTCGGCTATTGGGGCACCTTCGATTCGTCGTCGTGGCGGTCCATTGTGCTGATGGAAGACGTTGCCGCAACTCGAGGCGCGGTGTTCATCGAGCCGAACGCCCCGATCGCCCGGACCCAGATCGAAGATCTGGTCCGCAATCTCGCCCGACTACACGGCACCTTCTGGGAGCATCCGTCGATCGCTACTCTGAAGAACCCCAATGATTTCCTCGCCGCCATCCGGTCCTCGATCGATATGAAGGGTCGCTGCGCGGTCGGCATGGAGCGAGCCGAAGCGGTGATACCCGAGACCCTCTACGGTCAGAGCGAACGGTTGTGGGCCGGCGTCGAGCGGGCGATCGACATCGCGACCAACGATATGCCGCAGACGTTGCTGCACGGCGACCCACACATCGGACAGACCTACGTGACCAGCGACGGCCGCATGGGATTCGCCGACTGGCAGGTGGTGATGCACGGCGGCTGGGCCCATGACTTCGCGTACACCGTCAACTCGGGCTGCGAGCCCGAAGACCGGCGCGCGTGGGACCGTGAACTACTCGAGCTCTACCTCGACGAGCTCGCACGCGCCGGCGGCAAAGCGCCGTCCTTCGACGATGCCTGGCTGGCCTATCGGCAGCAGTCCATGTTCGCCTACGCGGCCTGGGCATTCACCATCGGCCGAGCGGTGTACCAGCCCAAGATGCAAACGGACGAAACCTGTTTGACGTTGTTGAAGCGAATCGCCACCGCCCTGGACGATCACGATTCGCTGGGCGCCCTCGGCGTCTGA
- the mbp1 gene encoding microaggregate-binding protein 1, which produces MSEHNSGPREAVEGTVEGVKGKVKEAAGAVFGNDDLRDEGKAQQDKAKSQREAAQKEAAAEKERAEAALGEQRQRAYQRGQ; this is translated from the coding sequence GTGTCCGAACACAATAGTGGTCCCCGCGAAGCTGTCGAAGGCACTGTCGAAGGTGTCAAGGGAAAGGTCAAGGAGGCCGCAGGAGCCGTCTTCGGAAACGACGACCTGCGGGACGAAGGAAAGGCTCAGCAGGACAAGGCGAAATCTCAGCGCGAAGCTGCGCAAAAGGAGGCCGCCGCCGAAAAGGAACGTGCCGAAGCCGCTTTGGGCGAACAGCGTCAGCGCGCGTATCAACGCGGCCAGTAG
- a CDS encoding ATP-binding protein gives METTTIGIQVPAQLEQLTMLRALAETVAMIADFALDEVTDIRLALDEVATSLILDAVPGSAIDCEFSYDQTQMFVHVASIAAAETVVAHAGFGWHIVRTLTDSIAAVQSPFDSVVSGYPTAVDFSWVRGASDVR, from the coding sequence GTGGAGACGACAACGATCGGGATCCAGGTGCCTGCGCAATTGGAACAGCTGACGATGCTGCGCGCACTCGCCGAAACCGTGGCGATGATTGCGGATTTCGCACTCGACGAAGTGACCGATATCCGACTCGCGCTCGACGAGGTGGCCACCTCGCTGATCCTGGACGCGGTGCCGGGCTCGGCCATCGACTGTGAGTTCAGCTATGACCAGACGCAGATGTTCGTACACGTCGCCTCGATCGCGGCGGCGGAAACAGTGGTGGCGCACGCGGGCTTCGGCTGGCATATTGTGCGCACCCTCACCGATTCCATCGCCGCGGTGCAGTCCCCGTTCGACAGCGTAGTCTCGGGATATCCGACCGCAGTCGACTTCAGCTGGGTACGAGGTGCCTCGGATGTCCGGTGA
- a CDS encoding PAS and ANTAR domain-containing protein, translating to MTESGLSPEGAHALDRVIGAGTPQNAGYFHFLFADQKWEWSDEVARMHGYVCGEIEPTTELLLSHKHPDDRAQVASALAKSVETAEPFCSSHRIVDTEGDVHHVIVVADRMVDDKNEVIGTSGYYIDVTHTIEEHRRETLDDTLPELYATRAVIEQAKGALILVYGISAEQAFRVLSWRSQETNTKLRALATQLVADLRSMVHSTTGLRTEFDHLLLTVHTRIPPSGSADGR from the coding sequence GTGACGGAGAGCGGTTTGTCCCCCGAAGGCGCGCATGCGCTCGATCGCGTGATCGGTGCAGGCACGCCGCAGAATGCCGGCTATTTCCACTTCCTGTTCGCCGACCAGAAGTGGGAATGGTCCGATGAGGTTGCACGCATGCACGGATATGTCTGCGGAGAGATAGAACCGACCACCGAGCTGCTGCTGTCCCACAAGCATCCCGACGACCGAGCACAGGTGGCCAGCGCGCTGGCCAAATCCGTCGAGACCGCCGAGCCGTTCTGCAGCAGCCACCGCATCGTCGATACCGAGGGCGATGTCCACCACGTGATCGTCGTCGCCGACCGCATGGTCGACGACAAGAACGAGGTGATCGGCACGTCGGGGTACTACATCGACGTCACGCACACCATCGAGGAACACCGCAGGGAGACCCTCGACGACACCCTGCCCGAGTTGTACGCGACGCGTGCAGTGATCGAACAGGCGAAGGGGGCGTTGATTCTGGTCTACGGCATCAGCGCCGAACAGGCGTTCCGGGTGCTGAGCTGGCGTTCCCAGGAGACCAACACCAAACTGCGTGCCCTGGCCACCCAGCTGGTCGCCGATCTGCGGTCGATGGTGCACTCCACAACAGGACTTCGCACGGAGTTCGATCACCTGCTGCTGACTGTGCACACCCGGATCCCGCCGAGCGGATCGGCCGACGGGCGCTGA
- a CDS encoding DUF6328 family protein — MAAQDHASDRNPRGETETQQLDRNWNTLVQELRVVQTGVQFLIGSLLILPFQAGFATLSHPLRLLYLATVAAAVAAMIFLVAPVSWHRILFRRHRLGSVVAAAHQCAMVGIALLGASLLGALVLVVDVVEGTTEGAIAGAAVAVLFAAAWGVAPWRWRKASSEYGFRP; from the coding sequence GTGGCCGCACAAGATCACGCCTCGGATCGGAACCCTCGTGGGGAAACTGAGACTCAGCAGCTGGACCGGAATTGGAACACCCTGGTCCAGGAATTGCGTGTGGTCCAAACCGGCGTGCAGTTCCTCATCGGATCGCTGCTGATTCTGCCGTTCCAGGCCGGGTTTGCCACGCTGTCGCACCCGCTGCGGCTGCTCTATCTCGCCACCGTTGCGGCCGCTGTCGCCGCGATGATTTTCCTTGTCGCACCGGTTTCCTGGCATCGGATTCTGTTCCGGCGGCACCGTTTGGGCAGCGTGGTCGCGGCGGCGCACCAGTGTGCGATGGTCGGTATCGCCCTGCTCGGTGCGTCGCTGCTCGGTGCGTTGGTTTTGGTGGTCGACGTCGTCGAGGGCACCACCGAGGGTGCGATTGCGGGTGCGGCCGTAGCGGTCCTGTTCGCCGCGGCCTGGGGCGTCGCACCGTGGCGATGGCGAAAAGCGAGTAGCGAATACGGGTTTCGACCCTGA
- a CDS encoding response regulator transcription factor, producing the protein MSANLMIVEDDNRVRGALRLAMEDEGYDVAEAEEAEDALIHLRSNGVPDVMIVDLMLGGMDGFDCIREIRREHDVPIIVVSARDDTHDVVAALEAGADDFVAKPFEIKEITARMRALRRRARLSAERDTPQEVVLDAHPEAPLVLAPDGGAVRRGDEEIGLTLTEFRLLCELADTPGRVLSRTLLLERVWDRGFFGDERIVDVHMRRLRTKIELDPSDPRIVVTVRGLGYRLDVQR; encoded by the coding sequence TTGAGCGCGAACCTGATGATCGTGGAAGATGACAATCGTGTGCGTGGTGCACTGCGGTTGGCCATGGAAGACGAGGGCTACGACGTCGCAGAGGCGGAGGAAGCCGAGGACGCGCTCATCCATCTGCGCAGCAATGGCGTCCCTGATGTGATGATCGTCGATCTGATGCTCGGCGGCATGGACGGCTTCGACTGCATCCGGGAGATCCGGCGCGAACACGACGTGCCGATCATCGTGGTCAGCGCGCGTGATGATACTCACGACGTCGTGGCGGCGCTGGAGGCCGGTGCGGACGATTTCGTCGCCAAGCCGTTCGAGATCAAAGAGATCACCGCCAGGATGCGGGCGCTGCGACGGCGCGCGCGGCTGTCCGCGGAGCGGGACACCCCGCAGGAAGTAGTGCTCGACGCGCACCCGGAAGCGCCCTTGGTCCTGGCCCCCGACGGCGGTGCGGTGCGCCGTGGCGACGAAGAGATCGGGTTGACGCTGACCGAGTTCCGCCTGTTGTGCGAACTCGCCGACACTCCCGGCCGGGTGCTGAGCCGTACCCTGCTCCTCGAAAGGGTATGGGACCGTGGCTTTTTCGGCGACGAGCGGATCGTCGACGTGCATATGCGCAGGTTGCGCACCAAGATCGAGCTGGATCCATCCGACCCACGCATCGTGGTGACGGTGCGCGGGCTCGGTTACCGGCTAGATGTGCAGCGCTGA
- a CDS encoding FAD-dependent oxidoreductase, with protein MTPLWLNDAKVPARLRLTPGLRFDTVVIGGGLTGLVTALLLAESGVEVAVVEGRRLGPAGNASWSRPVTRNGD; from the coding sequence ATGACGCCACTCTGGTTGAACGACGCCAAGGTGCCGGCGCGGCTGCGGCTGACGCCGGGACTCCGCTTCGACACCGTCGTGATCGGCGGCGGCTTAACCGGTCTGGTGACCGCGTTGCTGCTGGCCGAGAGCGGCGTCGAGGTGGCGGTGGTCGAGGGTAGACGTCTCGGCCCGGCCGGGAACGCATCCTGGTCGCGACCGGTTACGCGAAATGGGGACTGA
- a CDS encoding HAMP domain-containing sensor histidine kinase: MCSADRQQFAPERWEHAADRQHSAGERWHSAAESRRAFGFDPERWSLRTRVVAAFAAITALMSLVLVISVFAISRSYLEAQRPQTQGYAAGDLQSDLELLRNVLIGCALVATLIGAAVGWWASKRVLTPLQQVSKTAARIAAGDLTTRLPETRDPDLATTVGSFNTMVDSLQRRIEREHRLVGDVSHELRTPLTTLMAGVDVLNRHSGEFPERPRRALGLVTDEVDHLRRLLDDLLALARAEAGMHRGDADSLSVRELLTHTLAGSRHAPELLTVVEDVTVRGRKLELERALVNLLANADRHGGGVVAVTVRREGGDAVITVDDAGPGVPAADRGRIFERFVTMRSGRSSATGTGIGLALVAETMSAHRGRVECLDRPGGGARFALRLPGLAGEAL, from the coding sequence ATGTGCAGCGCTGATCGGCAGCAGTTCGCGCCCGAGCGCTGGGAGCATGCTGCTGACCGGCAGCACTCCGCTGGTGAACGGTGGCACTCTGCGGCGGAATCCAGGCGCGCATTCGGATTCGATCCGGAGCGCTGGAGCCTGCGCACCCGGGTAGTGGCGGCGTTCGCCGCGATTACCGCGCTGATGTCCCTGGTATTGGTGATTTCGGTCTTCGCCATCAGCCGCAGCTACCTGGAGGCACAGCGGCCGCAGACACAGGGCTACGCGGCCGGCGATCTGCAGTCCGATCTGGAGTTGCTGCGCAATGTTCTGATCGGCTGTGCGCTCGTCGCCACCCTGATCGGTGCCGCGGTCGGCTGGTGGGCCAGCAAGCGGGTGCTCACCCCCCTGCAGCAGGTCTCCAAGACCGCCGCTCGGATTGCGGCCGGTGACCTCACCACCCGGCTGCCCGAGACCCGTGACCCGGATCTGGCCACGACTGTCGGGTCGTTCAACACCATGGTCGACTCGCTGCAGCGGCGGATCGAACGTGAACATCGCCTGGTCGGCGATGTCAGCCACGAATTGCGCACCCCGCTGACCACCCTGATGGCAGGCGTCGACGTGCTCAATCGGCACAGTGGCGAGTTCCCGGAGCGTCCGCGCCGGGCGCTGGGATTGGTCACCGACGAGGTCGATCACCTGCGCAGGCTGCTCGACGATCTGCTGGCCTTGGCCCGCGCCGAGGCGGGCATGCACCGCGGCGACGCCGATTCGTTATCGGTCCGCGAGCTGCTGACCCACACACTGGCCGGCAGCAGGCACGCGCCGGAGCTGCTGACCGTAGTCGAGGACGTGACCGTGCGCGGCCGCAAACTCGAGCTGGAACGAGCCCTGGTGAATCTGCTGGCGAATGCCGACCGGCACGGCGGCGGCGTTGTGGCGGTGACCGTGCGCCGCGAGGGCGGCGACGCGGTGATCACCGTCGACGACGCAGGGCCCGGTGTGCCCGCGGCGGATCGTGGTCGTATCTTCGAGCGCTTCGTGACCATGCGGTCGGGTCGCAGTTCGGCGACCGGCACCGGCATCGGTCTGGCATTGGTCGCCGAAACGATGTCCGCGCATCGCGGTCGGGTCGAGTGCCTGGACCGGCCGGGCGGTGGTGCCCGGTTCGCCCTCCGGTTGCCCGGCCTCGCCGGCGAGGCTCTGTGA